DNA from Salvelinus namaycush isolate Seneca chromosome 14, SaNama_1.0, whole genome shotgun sequence:
gatggttttccttctggaaggttctcccatctccacagaggaactctgtgcctcgaaacaatcctgtctcggagctctacggacaattcctttgacctcatggcttggtttttgctgtggcatgcactgtcaactgtgggaccttatatagacaggtgtgtgccttttcaaatcatgtccaatcaattgaaatttccacaggtggactccaatcaagttgtagaaacatctcaaggattgtCAATGGcaacagggtgcacctgagctcaatttcgagtctcatagcaaagggtctggttacttaagtaaataaggtatttctgtttctaaaaacctgtgtagattgatgaggacattttttttaaatcaattttagaataaggctgtaacgtaacaaaatgtggaaaaagtcaaggggtctgaatactttccgaatgtatgTATGTGTCTAAAATGCTCATCAAATATATGTTCATCCCTCAGTACCTGCTGTGGACATTACTATGGGTGGCATGGAATGTCTTTGTGAGCTGTCTCTACTTGGACCTGGGAGGCCTTTCCAAGGTATTGGTCACTAATATTCAGACCCACTATCAACTAGCCTAATATTTTTGCCACACCTTGAATTGTGTGTTCTTTTGGCATTGAATCAATCAGTCTCTTTTTTGCCAAAAACAATTATATACCATAAACATGTTATCATGAACAACCCATATGCTGTGTCACTACAGGAGAGCGACCTGCTTTCTCTGGGTGTATCCTCACACCGTTCATGGTGGAAAGACAACAGTCCAGGCTGTGATGACAGGGACCTTCCTGCCACTAGATGGCAGAGTCTGGAGAGCCCAGAACTAATCTCTGCTCTGGGATGCTGGCTGGAATATCAATACATAGAGGTCCTACACTGCATCGTACAAATCCTAATCTCTGTGAGTTCTCTCTCTCAGGAGAGATGAAAAAACCTGTAACATTATAAAATGTTAAACATTTCTCACCAGAATTCAACTGTCAACACTCCCCAGAGTTCACCCAGAATATGTATTTTGTAACACTCTCACTGAAAGACCCAAATGGATCCACAATGACATTCTATTCATTCACAATTCTGACAGATTCCAGTGTAACTACATCTAAATCGCATTGAGAACAGACCACAGATGTAGAGAGCAAAGGTAAggcaagaggaagagaggaagcaGAGTAGGGCTGGAAGGAAGgtgaggaagaaaaagagaggcCATCAGCATGTCAGTGGGAGTTCCGTGGCAGGTGCTTGAAGGAGCTGAAAAGCTGATGATGAGAAGAGGCTGTCatttccagtctctctctctttctctctctctttgcgtTTCCCCTAGGTTCTTAGGCAGAATGACGCCTCAGCACTGCAGTGTAATCTCTGGCCCTAGAGCTCTTTCTCTAAACCAACCAATTGGACGTTGCGCTCCGAGCAGAGCAGTCAAATGGCCCTCAACCAGAGGCTCCTCTGCTAAACAAAGACCCTCTCCCCAGCCAGATAAAATCCCCTCATCCTATGGCACTCTACCACGCATTTAAACCGCTAACTGTAAATGTTCAATCTTCTTCTAATCTGGTCCTTCCCCATATCCCTCACTCTAGACATCCCCTTGGGTTGCCCTACCTGTCTGGGTGTAAGTGTAGTGACTGCCATGATGTCGGGGTATCAGTGAGCTAAGGTGAGGACATATGGTGTGGGTCCTTGAGAGGCCATAGAGGCAAGTTTTAGAGTATTTTGACGCACCTCTTTATGCCTACATTATGATGAGAAGAGGCTGTCATTTCGAGAGCCAGGTTCCCAGAGCTGCTGccttgctgtctctgtctgtccacctCCCCacccatttctctccctctccctctcagaaATAAATTCAGAACGTATCTATGCTGTGTTCTTCATTGTAATGTAATGTTGAACTTGTGGTCTCTGTGTTTGTGCCTACAGTTCTTGGGATTTGCCTACGCCTGCTATGTGGTCAGCATCTTCACAGAGGAGGACAGCTGTATGTGAATTTTCAAAGTGCATTTTACACGTGGTCACAACAAACAAGAAAACACACAAACTAGAACAGATACTAAAGCATTAAGTCACAGGCACATAAATGTAATACTGGCAATGCCTCTTTTTTTCCTTCCCCCCCACTTTTTAGTTATTGTAATAATTTATACCCTTTTAATTATGAGTTGGTTCAAACTGTCTAGAGGTTAAAAGAGAAGATTCCATAGAAAAAGTACATTGATCAAGTTAGTGTTGCATCATTATATATTTATTCATATAAttctgttaaaaaaatatatttttcagttAATTTCATTGGTGGGGTTAATTTAACCAATAAAGCCCGAGGGGGTgggatatatggccaatataccacggctaagggctgttcttaagcacgacgcaacgtggagtgcctggatacagcccttagccgtggtctATTGGCaaaataccacaaacccctgaggtgccttattgctattataaactggttaccaacataattagagcagtacaacAACATTTTTGTTATACCTGTggtataccatggctttcagccaatcagcattcagggctcgaaccacccagtcggtctgatataccatggctttcagccaatcagcattcagggctcgaaccacccagtttataatatccaTCTAAACCATCGCAGTTGTACTTACAGTGTTCAGAATTGGGCTGTATGTACCATTACTTTCTCAGGGGGAACAAAATCATACATATTCGGCACACACAGTGTCGTTCCAGACCATACAAACgtacgtgtgtgtctgtgggcgTGCGTTGGCACATATTTGATATtgtagtacactcttagaaaaaagggttccaaaagggttcttcatctgtccccataggagaaccctttagggttccagatagaaccctctgtggaatggGTTCTACATTTTACccgaaaagggttctacctggaaccaaaagggttactcaaagggttgtcctatggggacaaccgaaTAACCTTTTTACCGTAGGTACTAGGTAGCACCTTCTTTTCTAAGTGTATTCAATATGTTTCTGTGTGAGACTGTGCAGTTACCTTATTATCTCGCCATCATGTTTTGTTTTACAGACTATAAGTAAAGGTTGCAAGTGGGTTGAAAATGACTGACAGGCAAGGAGGGCAGAAGAGGTACAAGAGAGTGGAATATATCCAGTCAGTGAAACAGAAGACATTCCCACAATGCTCACAAAATATAATTCCTCTGCCTACCAGCACTCTTAATGCATACTAGAGTAAACCAGCATGAGTTCTCTGTTTAATGCAATGATGGTCAATACTAGCTTAATCCCAGATCTGCAAAGGTGGAAAGAGTACCGAAATAATTATATACTTACTTGAGTAAGTAGAAGCACTGTTAGTTTAATGACATTTTATTCAAGTAGATGTCAAATTACTGGTGTAAATAaactactcaagtaaaagtaaaaaagtagctaatttaaaataaaataaaagtaagtaaaaataaagaagtgacttttcaaataaaaacattgacTTGATACTTAGCTAATTTCGCTAAGGTTACCTAAAAGTTGTTACACATGATCTTTTCCATGAATTACATTtaaaaagaaagagaggaaaTTAATGTTCAGTGCAAGGAACTAGGAACTAAGTTCAGTGCAACAAGGCACATCTGCATGTAAAAAAAACTAAGGATTTGTCAAAATAATACTATTAATATTAGAAAATAAAGCAAACATTCAAAGTGTATTTATGATTTTAAAAAGCAATACAAAATAAAGTGCCTAAACAATAAAGTTGACAGACTTCAATATACTTCAGACTCCAGAAATAAACATGTCTAATCCTACACCCATTCATCCCCCCTTCGTTACTTGTTACTTGTCCATGGGACCGGgtgacattcacacacactcactccccctctttccactcactcacctcactcacctactcacctactcactCACTTCACTCACCtactcgctcactcactcactcactcactcacctacTCAAGTAGAAGTACTGTTTCTTATATAacattttactcaagtagaagtaAAATTACTGACTTTGAAAAAATACCAAAAAAAGTACAAGTACTTGGAAAAGCTACTCAATTATAGTAATGAGAGTAGTTGTAATTAGTTACTTTACACCTCtgcagatctgtttgtgtttttgcCTGCTCCATTGTCATTGTCAAGTTGTTTGGCATTACTATTCctagttggcaagagagcagaaacagactggcacccaggctaggtCAAAACAGGTACACTCAAAACACTACTGATACTTCTGACATAACATGTATCAGTGTACAGGAAATAGTATTTGTTGTATTATGACATAATGGCACTCTGTAAAAATAAGCATTTATGCAAACAGTTGAATATGGACTGAATCATATAATTGTGTGTCCTACATTGATGTTAATGAGAGATTTGCACGAAAATTACAGTCACGTGCAATTTATCAAAGTTATGTCTACAGATTTCAATTTAGGATTTggacc
Protein-coding regions in this window:
- the LOC120058642 gene encoding sodium/potassium-transporting ATPase subunit beta-1-interacting protein 3-like is translated as MGCCSGRCMLIFFCTLQLMTALERQAFDFLGYQWAPIMVNFLHIIMVILGLFGTIQYRPRYVVLYLLWTLLWVAWNVFVSCLYLDLGGLSKESDLLSLGVSSHRSWWKDNSPGCDDRDLPATRWQSLESPELISALGCWLEYQYIEVLHCIVQILISFLGFAYACYVVSIFTEEDSFNFIGGVNLTNKARGDYK